A DNA window from Coffea arabica cultivar ET-39 chromosome 6c, Coffea Arabica ET-39 HiFi, whole genome shotgun sequence contains the following coding sequences:
- the LOC113694083 gene encoding calcium-transporting ATPase 4, plasma membrane-type: MSMKNLLNVDLKDFEIPAKHPSEEAQKNWRNLVTLVRNKRRRFRYGPNFEKRTEAKERIEKLREKIRIGFVAYMAALKFIDAVEHAKDKLPPKREEDTVDEDLEVELQKNLSEEARVAGFQIHPDVLATIVGAFEIKTLRKLKGVEGLAIRLNVSLSEGVKSNDIPLRQKVYGPNTYTEKPSKSFWLFVWEALHDLTLVILMVCAVVSIGVGLATEGWPKGMYDGLGIILSIFLVVIVTAMSDYKQSLQFKDLDREKKKIFIQVTRDGSRQKVSIYDLVVGDVAHLSIGDQVPADGVFVSGYSLLIDQSSLSGESVPINVHGKKPFLLAGTKVQDGSGKMLVTTVGMRTEWGKLMETLNEGGEDETPLQVKLNGVATIIGKIGLGFAVVTFLVLLVRFLVEKGIHHEFTKWYSSDALTLLNYFATAVTIIVVAVPEGLPLAVTLSLAFAMKKLMDDRALVRHLSACETMGSATCICTDKTGTLTTNHMVVNKMWTFGKDKEIQTNGQIAAINSGISGHALTVLLQAIFYNTSAEVVTDKNKKKSILGTPTESAILEYGVRMGGDFDDQRRDSKFLKVEPFNSERKKMSVLVALPGGNTRAFCKGASEIVLKMCDKIIDGNGEPIDLTEEIAGAVMDVINGFACEALRTLSLAFKDISNGYTENGIPDSGYTLIAIVGIKDPVRPGVEDAVKTCLKAGIMVRMVTGDNINTAKAIAKECGILTDDGIAIEGPEFRRKSPDEMRRIIPRIQVMARSSPTDKHVLVKNLRGMFREVVAVTGDGTNDAPALHEADIGLAMGIAGTEVAKESADVIVMDDNFATIVNVAKWGRAVYINIQKFVQFQLTVNIVALMINFLSACVSGSAPLTAVQLLWVNLIMDTLGALALATEPPHEGLMNRPPVGRDVGFITKTMWRNIAGQSIYQLAVLLSFNFAGKQILGLEGSDATRILNTFIFNTFVFCQVFNEINSRDMEKINVFQGMFGSWIFLVIIVATVVFQVIIVEFLGTFASTIPLSWQLWLLSILIGAVSLPIAVVLKFIPVEGETKHHDGYDRLPGGPDQA; the protein is encoded by the exons ATGTCGATGAAGAATCTGTTAAACGTCGATTTAAAGGACTTCGAAATCCCGGCAAAACACCCGTCCGAGGAAGCTCAGAAAAACTGGAGAAATCTCGTCACTCTGGTCAGAAACAAACGACGGCGGTTTAGATACGGTCCCAACTTCGAGAAACGTACTGAAGCCAAAGAACGAATAGAGAAGCTCAGA GAAAAGATACGGATTGGTTTTGTGGCTTATATGGCAGCACTCAAATTTATTGATG CTGTTGAACATGCAAAAGACAAGTTACCTCCAAAGAGAGAGGAAGACACCGTTGATGAAGATCTAGAAGTAGAACTCCAAAAGAACCTATCAGAAGAGGCTAGAGTTGCAGGATTTCAAATTCACCCTGATGTACTTGCAACAATTGTTGGTGCATTTGAGATCAAGACCTTGAGAAAACTAAAAGGAGTTGAAGGACTTGCAATAAGATTAAATGTGTCTTTGAGTGAAGGCGTGAAATCAAATGACATTCCTCTCAGACAAAAGGTATATGGGCCCAACACTTACACTGAGAAACCTTCGAAAAGCTTTTGGCTGTTCGTGTGGGAGGCTTTGCATGACTTAACACTTGTCATCCTTATGGTTTGTGCTGTGGTCTCCATAGGTGTTGGACTTGCGACCGAGGGGTGGCCAAAAGGCATGTATGATGGTCTAGGAATTATACTTAGTATCTTTTTAGTTGTTATTGTCACGGCTATGAGTGACTACAAGCAATCTTTGCAGTTCAAAGATTTGgacagagaaaagaaaaagatatttaTTCAGGTAACTAGAGATGGATCTAGGCAGAAAGTTTCCATTTATGACTTGGTTGTTGGTGATGTTGCTCATTTATCCATTGGAGACCAAGTTCCAGCTGATGGAGTTTTTGTGTCAGGATATAGCTTGTTGATTGATCAGTCAAGCTTGTCTGGTGAGAGTGTACCTATAAACGTACATGGAAAAAAACCTTTTCTTTTGGCGGGAACCAAAGTACAAGATGGGTCAGGAAAGATGCTTGTGACTACTGTTGGCATGAGAACTGAGTGGGGTAAGTTGATGGAAACTTTGAATGAAGGTGGAGAAGATGAGACCCCATTACAGGTGAAGTTGAATGGTGTTGCCACAATTATAGGTAAAATTGGACTCGGATTTGCGGTGGTAACTTTTTTGGTGTTGCTGGTCAGATTTCTGGTGGAGAAAGGAATTCACCACGAATTCACGAAATGGTACTCTAGTGATGCCCTGACACTTTTAAATTATTTCGCAACAGCAGTAACTATTATTGTTGTTGCAGTTCCAGAAGGGCTACCCCTAGCTGTAACGTTGAGTCTTGCATTTGCAATGAAGAAGTTGATGGATGACAGGGCGCTAGTGAGACATCTTTCTGCATGTGAAACAATGGGTTCTGCTACTTGCATTTGCACTGATAAAACTGGCACGTTAACAACAAACCATATGGTTGTTAATAAGATGTGGACATTTGGTAAAGATAAAGAGATACAAACAAACGGACAGATAGCTGCTATCAACTCAGGGATATCTGGGCATGCATTAACTGTTCTTTTGCAGGCAATATTTTATAATACAAGTGCTGAAGTAGTAAccgataaaaataaaaagaaatctaTCTTGGGTACGCCCACGGAGTCAGCAATATTAGAATATGGAGTGCGCATGGgtggtgattttgatgatcaacGGCGAGATTCCAAGTTCTTGAAAGTTGAACCTTTCAATTCAGAAAGGAAAAAGATGTCTGTGTTGGTGGCCCTTCCAGGTGGCAACACACGAGCATTTTGTAAAGGTGCATCTGAAATAGTACTAAAAATGTGTGACAAGATTATTGATGGCAATGGTGAACCAATTGATTTGACCGAAGAGATAGCAGGCGCTGTTATGGATGTCATCAATGGATTTGCCTGTGAAGCTTTGCGTACGCTTTCTTTGGCTTTCAAGGACATCAGCAACGGTTATACTGAAAACGGCATTCCTGATAGTGGCTATACATTAATTGCAATTGTTGGAATTAAGGATCCTGTTCGCCCAGGGGTTGAGGATGCAGTGAAAACATGCTTAAAAGCAGGAATTATGGTGCGAATGGTTACTGGTGATAATATCAACACTGCTAAAGCCATAGCTAAAGAGTGTGGCATACTTACTGATGACGGGATTGCTATTGAGGGTCCAGAATTCCGCCGCAAATCTCCTGATGAGATGAGGCGAATAATTCCTAGAATTCAG GTTATGGCTCGATCATCTCCAACAGACAAACACGTGCTAGTAAAGAATTTGAGAGGCATGTTTAGAGAGGTTGTGGCAGTTACTGGTGACGGGACTAATGATGCTCCCGCTCTGCATGAGGCAGACATAGGACTTGCTATGGGTATAGCTGGAACAGAG GTTGCAAAGGAAAGTGCTGATGTGATTGTGATGGATGACAATTTTGCAACAATTGTGAATGTAGCTAAATGGGGACGCGCTGTCTATATTAACATTCAAAAATTTGTGCAGTTTCAATTAACTGTTAATATTGTTGCTCTAATGATCAACTTTCTTTCTGCTTGCGTCTCAG GGTCTGCTCCTCTTACTGCTGTGCAATTGCTCTGGGTCAACCTGATAATGGATACTTTAGGGGCACTGGCGCTGGCAACAGAACCACCCCATGAAGGACTAATGAACAGACCTCCCGTGGGAAGGGATGTTGGTTTCATTACCAAGACCATGTGGAGGAATATTGCTGGGCAGAGTATTTATCAGTTGGCTGTCCTGCTCTCATTCAATTTTGCGGGGAAGCAAATCTTAGGACTCGAAGGTTCAGATGCTACAAGAATTCTTAATACTTTTATCTTCAACACCTTTGTGTTCTGCCAG GTCTTTAATGAAATAAACAGCCGAGATATGGAGAAGATCAACGTTTTCCAAGGAATGTTTGGTAGTTGGATATTTCTTGTTATAATTGTCGCCACGGTTGTATTCCAAGTGATTATAGTTGAATTCCTGGGGACCTTTGCAAGCACAATTCCACTGAGCTGGCAGCTATGGTTACTAAGCATTTTAATCGGGGCAGTGAGTTTGCCGATTGCAGTTGTTCTAAAGTTCATCCCTGTTGAAGGAGAAACTAAGCACCATGATGGCTATGACCGACTCCCAGGTGGTCCAGACCAGGCGTAG